One segment of Mycolicibacterium sp. YH-1 DNA contains the following:
- a CDS encoding HAD hydrolase-like protein, which produces MSAQLVIFDLDGTLTDSASGIVASFRHALNEVGATAGAVPDVDLAKMIVGPPMHVTLASMGLGDRADEAIAAYRADYRSRGWSMNHVFDGIPALLADLQAAGVRLAVATSKAEPTARRIIEHFGLDDHFEVVAGASVDGVRSSKADVVAHALAQLEPLPPSVVMVGDRRHDVEGAAAHGIGTVVVGWGYGADDFDGQDGMTDRRHVSTVADLREVLGV; this is translated from the coding sequence GTGAGCGCTCAGTTGGTGATCTTCGACCTCGACGGCACGCTGACCGACTCGGCCAGCGGCATCGTGGCCAGCTTTCGGCATGCCCTGAACGAGGTGGGCGCCACGGCCGGCGCCGTCCCCGACGTCGACCTGGCCAAGATGATCGTCGGACCCCCGATGCACGTCACGTTGGCCTCGATGGGGCTCGGTGACCGGGCCGATGAGGCGATCGCGGCCTACCGTGCCGACTACCGTTCCCGCGGTTGGTCGATGAACCACGTGTTCGACGGGATCCCGGCGCTGCTCGCCGACCTGCAGGCTGCGGGTGTGCGTCTGGCCGTGGCGACGTCGAAGGCCGAGCCGACAGCGCGCCGCATCATCGAGCACTTCGGCCTCGACGATCACTTCGAAGTGGTGGCGGGTGCCAGCGTCGACGGTGTCCGCTCCTCGAAGGCCGACGTCGTCGCGCATGCACTGGCGCAACTCGAGCCGTTACCGCCGAGCGTGGTGATGGTCGGTGACCGCCGCCACGACGTCGAGGGAGCCGCCGCCCACGGCATCGGCACCGTGGTGGTGGGCTGGGGTTACGGCGCTGACGACTTCGACGGGCAGGATGGGATGACCGACCGTCGCCACGTCTCGACGGTCGCCGACCTGCGGGAGGTGCTCGGTGTCTGA
- a CDS encoding FAD-dependent oxidoreductase has translation MTGEWDCIVVGGGAAGLSAALVLGRARRRTLVVDAGAPSNLAAHGIGGLLGHDGQPPAKLYETGRAELAAYPNVEVRTGEVVRGERGFTLELADGSIERSRTVLLATGMEHRPPSIPGLEDLWGRSVFHCPFCHGWEVRDAPLAVIAKGDRAVHSALLLRGWSDDVMLLTDGDDGLDDAQLKQLDAAGVTVDTRSVTRLVSESGELTAVEFSDGERLTRRAALVATTLHQRSTLAAQLGAMTAPGPVAVDGLVVDAFQRTTVPGLFAAGDIGAQMPQVATAVATGSLAGASIMQCLLGEDVGLTVPPWPTHGLTATEYWERHYGQRQRIWSGRVNAQLAKVVADLPVGHALDLGCGEGGDAVWLAEQGWHVTAVDISETAIARAAAEAEARGVRDRVSFERHDLSDSFPEGTFDLVSAQFLHSTVRLERPQILANAARAVAPGGHLVIVDHAGMPSWATNVPHDHPFPSAEEVLASLDLSAGEWDRVRIETIEREVTGPDGQEATLGDNLMVLRRRA, from the coding sequence ATGACTGGTGAATGGGATTGCATCGTGGTGGGCGGCGGCGCGGCGGGATTGAGCGCCGCGTTGGTGCTGGGTCGAGCGCGTCGGCGCACGTTGGTCGTGGATGCGGGAGCACCGAGCAATCTCGCGGCCCACGGCATCGGTGGTCTGCTGGGACATGACGGCCAGCCGCCGGCGAAACTCTACGAGACGGGTCGTGCCGAACTGGCGGCCTATCCGAACGTGGAGGTGCGTACCGGCGAAGTAGTCCGTGGCGAAAGGGGTTTCACCCTGGAACTGGCCGACGGCTCGATCGAACGGAGTAGGACCGTCCTGTTGGCCACCGGCATGGAGCACCGGCCGCCGAGCATCCCCGGCCTCGAAGACCTCTGGGGGCGTTCGGTGTTTCACTGCCCGTTCTGCCACGGCTGGGAGGTGCGCGACGCGCCACTGGCAGTCATCGCCAAGGGCGACCGCGCCGTGCACTCTGCCCTGCTGCTGCGGGGCTGGTCCGATGACGTGATGCTGCTGACCGACGGCGACGATGGGCTTGATGACGCTCAGCTCAAGCAGTTGGACGCAGCCGGTGTCACCGTCGATACGCGGTCGGTCACTCGATTGGTATCGGAGAGTGGCGAACTGACCGCTGTGGAGTTCTCCGACGGCGAGCGGCTCACGCGCCGCGCCGCGCTGGTCGCCACAACGCTGCACCAGAGATCCACTCTGGCGGCACAACTCGGCGCGATGACCGCGCCAGGCCCGGTCGCAGTGGATGGCCTGGTCGTTGACGCCTTCCAGCGCACCACGGTTCCGGGACTCTTCGCTGCGGGGGACATCGGCGCGCAGATGCCCCAGGTCGCGACCGCGGTCGCGACGGGCAGCCTGGCCGGCGCATCCATCATGCAGTGCCTGCTCGGCGAGGACGTCGGGTTGACCGTGCCGCCGTGGCCCACCCACGGGCTCACGGCGACGGAGTACTGGGAGCGTCATTACGGTCAACGCCAACGTATTTGGAGTGGCCGGGTCAACGCGCAGCTGGCGAAGGTGGTGGCGGATCTGCCGGTCGGTCACGCGCTGGACCTCGGCTGCGGTGAGGGTGGCGACGCCGTCTGGCTCGCCGAGCAGGGCTGGCACGTGACGGCGGTCGACATCTCGGAGACCGCGATCGCGCGGGCCGCCGCGGAAGCCGAGGCGCGGGGTGTGCGGGACCGCGTGAGCTTCGAGCGCCACGACCTGTCCGACAGCTTCCCGGAGGGCACGTTCGACTTGGTGTCGGCCCAGTTCCTGCACTCCACAGTGCGTCTGGAGCGACCGCAGATCCTCGCCAATGCCGCCCGCGCCGTGGCGCCGGGGGGACATCTCGTGATCGTTGACCATGCCGGGATGCCGTCGTGGGCGACAAACGTGCCGCACGACCATCCGTTCCCGAGTGCCGAGGAGGTGCTGGCGAGCCTTGACCTGTCGGCGGGTGAATGGGACCGCGTGCGCATCGAGACGATCGAGCGTGAGGTCACCGGACCCGACGGCCAGGAGGCGACGCTGGGGGACAACCTGATGGTTCTGCGGCGCAGAGCCTAG
- a CDS encoding transcriptional regulator, translating into MTTPPRFDELIHPSTRLTLVATLAAVDWAEFAYLKETLRLSDSALSKQLSILEQAGYVTTERRLEARRHKVHARLTDAGRIAFDGHVAALRAIVDGPIRTDHGASLH; encoded by the coding sequence ATGACGACGCCGCCGCGTTTCGATGAGCTGATCCATCCCAGCACGCGCTTGACATTGGTGGCCACGTTGGCCGCCGTGGACTGGGCTGAGTTCGCGTATCTCAAAGAGACATTGCGGCTTTCGGATTCGGCGTTGTCGAAGCAACTGTCGATTCTGGAACAGGCGGGGTACGTCACCACGGAACGCCGCCTTGAGGCGCGGCGCCACAAGGTGCATGCCAGGCTCACCGATGCTGGCCGCATCGCGTTCGACGGTCACGTCGCCGCGCTGCGAGCCATCGTCGACGGTCCGATCCGAACGGACCACGGAGCGAGCCTCCACTAG
- a CDS encoding helix-turn-helix domain-containing protein, translated as MQAKPQDDVDTRVRRRLRELRTQHGLTLEEVATRADIDVSTLSRLESGKRRLALDHLPRLASALSVTTDDLMRAPEADDPRVRGASHTRDGVTYWPLTRSGPAGGLHTFKIRVSTRRRTPPDELPVHDGQEWLYVLSGNLRLILGDRDFTIKPGEAVEFSTWTPHWFGVVDGPVEAIAIFGPRGEKLHVQT; from the coding sequence ATGCAGGCAAAGCCGCAGGATGACGTCGACACTCGCGTCCGCCGCCGACTACGCGAGTTGCGCACTCAGCACGGACTCACGCTGGAGGAGGTGGCCACCCGCGCCGACATCGACGTGTCGACACTGAGCCGCCTCGAATCCGGCAAGCGCCGACTGGCACTGGATCACCTGCCCCGCCTCGCGTCGGCGCTGTCGGTCACCACCGACGACCTGATGCGCGCACCCGAGGCCGACGATCCCCGGGTCCGCGGCGCCTCGCATACCAGGGACGGCGTCACCTATTGGCCGCTCACGCGCAGCGGCCCCGCGGGAGGTCTGCACACGTTCAAGATCCGGGTGAGCACGCGACGCCGCACGCCCCCCGACGAGCTACCCGTGCACGACGGGCAGGAGTGGCTGTACGTGTTGTCGGGGAACCTGCGCCTCATTCTCGGCGATCGCGATTTCACCATCAAACCCGGTGAGGCGGTGGAGTTCTCGACGTGGACACCGCACTGGTTCGGCGTAGTCGACGGCCCGGTCGAGGCTATCGCGATATTCGGGCCGCGCGGCGAGAAGCTGCACGTGCAGACCTGA
- a CDS encoding Nif3-like dinuclear metal center hexameric protein, translating to MSARLSDVIDVLNAAYPPALALDWDSVGLVCGDPADVVESVTVAVDATAEVVAELPEASLLLAHHPLLLRGVDTVSAGTAKGALLHRLIRARSALFTAHTNADAAAPGVSDALAEALGLEVRGVLSPAAEGRRLDKWVVYVPADNAEAVREGLFAAGAGSIGDYSHCSWTVAGTGQFLPHDGASPAIGRVGSIERVPEDRVEVVAPAGLRADVLAALRAAHPYEEPAFDVFAMAPLPTGVGIGRICSLPQPQLLSAFVSRVAAALPATSWGVRASGDPDAMLSSIAVCGGAGDSLLDAVASAGVQAYLTADLRHHPADEHRRTSDVALVDVAHWASEYPWCGQAAEILTRHFGASLPVRVSSIRTDPWNVEREV from the coding sequence ATGAGCGCGCGGCTGTCTGACGTCATCGACGTGCTGAATGCGGCGTATCCGCCTGCCCTGGCGCTCGACTGGGACTCGGTGGGTCTGGTCTGCGGTGACCCCGCCGACGTGGTCGAGTCGGTGACAGTCGCGGTGGACGCCACGGCCGAGGTCGTCGCCGAACTGCCAGAGGCTAGCCTGCTGCTCGCGCATCACCCGCTGCTGCTGCGGGGTGTGGACACCGTCTCGGCGGGCACGGCCAAGGGAGCGCTGCTACACCGGCTGATCCGAGCTCGGAGTGCGCTGTTCACCGCACACACCAATGCCGATGCCGCCGCCCCCGGCGTGTCCGACGCGTTGGCTGAGGCACTCGGACTCGAGGTCCGCGGCGTGCTGTCACCCGCAGCCGAGGGGCGCCGCCTCGACAAGTGGGTCGTCTACGTGCCCGCCGACAACGCCGAGGCCGTCCGCGAGGGCCTGTTCGCCGCGGGCGCGGGCAGCATCGGCGACTACTCGCACTGCAGCTGGACTGTGGCCGGGACGGGCCAGTTCCTTCCGCACGACGGCGCCTCGCCGGCGATCGGCCGGGTGGGTTCGATCGAGCGGGTGCCGGAGGACAGGGTCGAGGTGGTCGCACCCGCCGGCCTGCGCGCCGATGTACTGGCCGCGCTGCGGGCCGCGCATCCCTACGAGGAGCCGGCGTTCGATGTGTTCGCCATGGCACCACTGCCCACCGGCGTGGGCATCGGCCGGATCTGCTCGTTACCCCAGCCCCAGCTGCTGTCGGCCTTTGTGTCCCGTGTCGCCGCGGCGCTGCCCGCGACATCGTGGGGAGTGCGGGCGTCGGGTGACCCCGATGCGATGCTGTCGAGCATCGCGGTGTGTGGTGGTGCCGGTGACTCGTTGCTCGATGCCGTAGCGTCGGCCGGGGTGCAGGCCTATCTGACCGCAGACCTGCGCCACCACCCGGCGGACGAACACCGGCGGACCTCCGACGTCGCGCTCGTCGACGTCGCGCACTGGGCGAGTGAGTACCCGTGGTGTGGTCAAGCAGCCGAGATCCTGACGCGCCACTTCGGCGCGTCGCTCCCGGTGCGGGTGAGTTCCATCCGTACCGACCCCTGGAATGTCGAGAGAGAAGTATGA
- a CDS encoding VOC family protein yields MMKIASTHLWVHDQEVALKFWTDQVGMEVREDVSFPEEMGDFRWLTVGPPGQDDVSIVLMAVPGPPVMDEDTRKQVLDLTAKGFAGTVFLLTDDAAASYKALTERGVEFTEPPTEMPYGIDSGFRDPSGNSIRLTQRTD; encoded by the coding sequence ATGATGAAAATCGCAAGCACACACCTGTGGGTTCATGATCAAGAGGTCGCGCTGAAATTCTGGACCGATCAGGTCGGCATGGAGGTGCGAGAGGACGTTTCGTTCCCCGAGGAGATGGGCGACTTTCGTTGGCTCACCGTCGGCCCGCCGGGCCAGGATGACGTCAGCATCGTCCTGATGGCGGTGCCGGGCCCGCCGGTGATGGACGAGGACACGCGCAAGCAGGTGCTCGACCTGACGGCGAAGGGTTTCGCCGGCACGGTCTTCCTGCTCACCGATGACGCCGCAGCGTCCTACAAGGCGCTGACCGAGCGCGGCGTGGAGTTCACCGAACCGCCCACCGAGATGCCCTACGGCATTGACTCTGGATTCCGCGACCCCTCGGGCAACAGCATCCGGCTCACCCAGCGCACCGACTAG
- a CDS encoding helix-turn-helix domain-containing protein, giving the protein MAQVPPARYLQRAKDLVDARYAEQITVEDLAAAAGLSRAHFSRMFTRTFGESPRAYLQTRRLERAASLLRYTDRSVADICVMVGLQSVGSFTSSFARVYGRPPAAYRASMPPAASRARIPSCIVARDTRPPADSRVKTAHREKTGT; this is encoded by the coding sequence ATGGCACAGGTGCCGCCGGCCCGCTATCTGCAGCGCGCCAAGGACTTGGTCGACGCCCGGTACGCCGAGCAGATCACCGTCGAGGACCTCGCCGCGGCGGCGGGCTTGTCACGCGCGCATTTCTCCCGGATGTTCACCCGCACGTTCGGCGAGTCCCCGCGCGCCTACCTGCAGACCCGGCGGCTGGAACGCGCCGCGTCGTTGCTGCGCTACACCGACCGCTCGGTCGCCGACATCTGTGTGATGGTCGGGCTGCAGAGCGTCGGGTCATTCACCAGCAGTTTCGCCCGCGTGTACGGCAGGCCACCGGCGGCCTATCGAGCCAGCATGCCGCCCGCGGCATCGCGTGCACGGATTCCGAGCTGCATCGTGGCGCGCGACACCCGGCCCCCGGCCGACAGCCGGGTCAAGACAGCACACCGGGAGAAGACGGGCACCTGA
- a CDS encoding cobalamin biosynthesis protein produces MLAPRSRGRAAGLALGYLIDLALGDPRRGHPVAWFGTAAACLERLTYADRRAAGAAHTGVLVGALLAAGLAVDRSAARRGPIWTMVSTAAATFVVLGGTSLARTGAQMSDRVACADLDGARELLPSLCGRDPASLDFDGLTRAALESVAENTSDAAVAPLFWGALAGVPGLLVYRAANTLDAMIGHKSPRYARFGWAAARFDDVLNYLPARISGVLVAGCAAVTGGSPGGALTAWRRDAARHPSPNAGVVEASFAGALGVRLGGPTQYAHRLEIRPTLGDGRPPEVADLSASVRLSRAVQAAAACGAVATAALIAAVGSQCRRP; encoded by the coding sequence GTGCTTGCGCCGAGATCCCGCGGTCGCGCGGCGGGTCTCGCGCTGGGATACCTGATCGATCTGGCCCTCGGCGACCCGCGCCGCGGCCATCCGGTGGCATGGTTCGGTACCGCCGCGGCGTGCCTGGAACGACTCACCTACGCCGACCGTCGCGCAGCGGGTGCCGCGCACACCGGCGTGTTGGTCGGCGCACTGCTCGCCGCCGGCCTCGCGGTCGATCGCAGCGCGGCGCGGCGCGGCCCGATCTGGACGATGGTGTCGACTGCGGCGGCGACGTTCGTCGTGCTGGGCGGTACATCGCTGGCGCGCACCGGAGCCCAGATGTCGGACCGAGTCGCCTGCGCCGATCTCGATGGGGCACGCGAACTGCTGCCGTCCCTGTGCGGACGTGACCCCGCCTCGCTGGACTTCGACGGTCTGACCCGGGCCGCATTGGAGTCGGTGGCGGAGAACACGTCCGACGCGGCCGTCGCACCGCTGTTCTGGGGTGCGCTCGCAGGGGTCCCCGGACTGCTGGTGTACCGCGCAGCCAACACCCTGGACGCGATGATCGGGCACAAGTCGCCGCGCTATGCCAGGTTCGGTTGGGCCGCAGCCCGATTCGATGATGTGCTGAACTACCTGCCCGCGCGGATATCGGGTGTCCTGGTGGCCGGGTGTGCGGCGGTCACGGGCGGTTCACCCGGCGGGGCATTGACGGCGTGGCGGCGTGACGCGGCGCGGCATCCGAGCCCCAACGCGGGTGTCGTGGAGGCGTCCTTCGCCGGCGCGCTCGGGGTGCGCCTCGGCGGACCGACCCAGTACGCGCACCGTCTCGAGATCCGGCCGACACTCGGCGATGGCCGTCCACCAGAAGTCGCGGACCTGTCTGCCTCGGTGCGCCTCTCGCGGGCGGTGCAGGCGGCCGCGGCGTGCGGTGCGGTCGCGACGGCGGCGTTGATCGCCGCCGTCGGCAGTCAGTGCCGTCGGCCGTAG
- a CDS encoding protein tyrosine phosphatase, with protein sequence MAEKMFAHQIDERGLSGAVRVSSGGTGGWHAGNPADERANHVLADHGYPTTHNAAQVDDDHLAADLVVAMGRNHVRILRDLGVPADRLRMLRAFDPRSGAHALDVEDPYYGTRVDFEDVFTVIEASLPGLHNWVDEQLSVRSVTDR encoded by the coding sequence ATGGCCGAGAAGATGTTCGCCCATCAGATCGATGAGCGAGGCCTGTCCGGCGCGGTACGGGTCAGCAGCGGCGGTACCGGCGGCTGGCACGCGGGCAACCCGGCCGACGAGCGCGCCAATCACGTGCTGGCCGACCACGGGTATCCCACGACGCACAACGCCGCACAGGTCGACGATGACCACCTGGCCGCCGACCTCGTCGTCGCGATGGGACGCAACCACGTTCGGATCCTGCGCGACCTGGGAGTGCCCGCCGACCGGCTGCGGATGCTTCGGGCGTTCGACCCGCGGTCGGGCGCTCACGCGCTCGATGTCGAGGACCCCTACTACGGAACGCGGGTCGACTTCGAGGACGTGTTCACCGTGATCGAGGCGTCGCTGCCCGGGCTGCACAACTGGGTCGACGAGCAACTGAGCGTCCGGAGCGTGACGGACCGATGA
- the cobC gene encoding Rv2231c family pyridoxal phosphate-dependent protein CobC, translating to MLDFAVNVRAAGPPTWLLDRLAARLGELGRYPSAEDLRRATEAVAARHGRDPDHVALLAGGAEGFALLPHLRPAMAALIAPSFTEPEAALAAAGVPFEHVALRPPFTLAAAVVPDHADLVVVGNPTNPTAVLHTTEQILALRRPGRIVAVDEAFADAIPGEPESLAGLALPDVVVLRSLTKTWSLPGLRVGYLLGDPEVLARMTATRPHWALGTLQLEAIAACNEPAAVAEAADAAARLAVLRGEMAAGFTAAGIEVIDGRAPYLLFAVPDAELVRKRLDAKGIAVRRCDTFVGLDGSHLRAAVREEWPVLLEAIVEAMR from the coding sequence ATGCTGGACTTCGCCGTCAACGTGCGTGCCGCGGGCCCGCCGACGTGGCTGCTCGACCGGTTGGCGGCCCGGCTCGGTGAGCTGGGGCGTTATCCCAGTGCCGAGGATCTGCGGCGCGCCACCGAAGCCGTCGCCGCGCGCCACGGCCGTGACCCCGATCACGTCGCGTTGCTCGCAGGCGGTGCCGAGGGCTTCGCACTGCTGCCGCATCTGAGGCCTGCCATGGCCGCACTCATCGCACCGTCGTTCACCGAGCCCGAGGCGGCGCTCGCGGCCGCGGGGGTGCCGTTCGAGCACGTCGCACTGCGACCGCCGTTCACCCTGGCCGCCGCTGTGGTGCCCGATCACGCCGATCTGGTCGTGGTGGGCAACCCGACGAACCCGACGGCGGTGCTGCACACGACCGAGCAGATCCTGGCGTTGCGGCGCCCCGGACGCATCGTGGCCGTGGACGAGGCGTTCGCCGACGCGATCCCGGGGGAGCCCGAGTCGCTGGCCGGCCTGGCCCTGCCCGATGTGGTGGTACTGCGCAGCCTCACCAAGACGTGGTCGCTGCCCGGGCTGCGGGTCGGCTATCTGCTGGGTGACCCGGAGGTGCTGGCCCGCATGACCGCGACCCGCCCACACTGGGCGCTCGGCACGCTGCAGCTGGAGGCCATCGCGGCGTGCAACGAGCCGGCGGCCGTCGCGGAGGCTGCCGACGCAGCGGCTCGGCTGGCGGTGCTGCGCGGCGAGATGGCGGCTGGATTCACCGCCGCGGGCATCGAGGTGATCGACGGCCGCGCGCCGTATCTGCTCTTCGCCGTCCCCGATGCCGAACTCGTTCGAAAGAGGTTGGACGCCAAGGGTATCGCCGTCCGTCGCTGTGACACGTTCGTCGGTCTGGACGGTTCCCATCTGCGTGCCGCGGTGCGAGAGGAATGGCCTGTGCTGCTCGAGGCGATTGTCGAGGCAATGCGATGA
- a CDS encoding bifunctional RNase H/acid phosphatase gives MKVLVEADGGSRGNPGPAGFGAVVWSADRQSVLAERKEAIGIATNNVAEYRGLIAGLEAAADVGATEVAVSMDSKLVVEQMTGRWRVKHVDMIPLHGRARELAADFDRVSYSWIPRAKNSHADQLANEAMDAAAEATAKELTSQPAAPKTAAAAAQSTSSPGWTGAMGAPTRFLLLRHGQTELSVERRYSGRGNPALTDLGQRQADAAAQYLAERDDIAAVISSPLQRASLTAEAAAKALRLDVTIDADLIETDFGKWEGLTFREAAERDPDLHSRWLRDTSLAPPDGESFDEVAHRVRRARNRIIAEHGDATVLVVSHVTPIKTVLRLALDAGPSVLYRMHLDLASLSIAEFYPDGVASVRLVNQTSYL, from the coding sequence GTGAAGGTATTGGTCGAAGCCGATGGCGGATCGCGCGGGAACCCGGGGCCCGCCGGATTCGGTGCAGTGGTGTGGTCCGCGGACCGGCAGAGCGTGCTCGCCGAGCGTAAGGAGGCCATCGGGATCGCCACCAACAACGTGGCCGAGTATCGAGGTCTGATAGCGGGTCTGGAAGCCGCCGCCGACGTCGGGGCCACGGAGGTCGCGGTGTCGATGGACTCCAAACTCGTCGTCGAGCAGATGACCGGGCGTTGGCGGGTCAAGCACGTCGACATGATCCCGCTGCACGGGCGGGCCCGCGAGCTGGCCGCCGACTTCGACCGGGTGAGCTACTCCTGGATCCCGCGCGCCAAGAACTCGCACGCCGACCAATTGGCGAACGAGGCGATGGACGCGGCAGCGGAAGCGACGGCGAAGGAGCTGACGTCCCAGCCCGCCGCCCCGAAAACCGCTGCGGCGGCGGCTCAATCGACGTCATCTCCAGGATGGACGGGAGCGATGGGCGCTCCGACGCGTTTTCTCCTGTTGCGCCACGGCCAGACCGAGTTGTCGGTTGAGCGGCGCTACTCCGGTCGCGGGAATCCGGCGCTGACCGATCTCGGTCAGCGTCAGGCCGACGCCGCCGCGCAATACCTCGCCGAGCGGGACGACATCGCCGCGGTGATCAGCTCGCCGCTACAGCGTGCCAGCCTCACCGCAGAGGCCGCGGCCAAAGCGCTGAGGCTGGACGTCACGATCGACGCCGACCTGATCGAGACGGACTTCGGCAAGTGGGAGGGTCTGACGTTTCGGGAGGCCGCCGAGCGTGATCCCGATCTGCACAGTCGGTGGCTGCGCGACACCAGCTTGGCGCCGCCGGACGGGGAGAGCTTCGACGAGGTCGCTCACAGGGTGCGTCGGGCCCGCAACCGGATCATCGCCGAGCACGGCGACGCGACCGTCCTGGTCGTGTCGCACGTGACGCCGATCAAGACCGTCCTGCGACTCGCGCTCGACGCCGGTCCGAGTGTCCTGTACCGGATGCACCTCGATCTCGCGTCGCTGTCCATCGCCGAGTTCTACCCCGACGGCGTGGCATCGGTGCGACTGGTGAACCAGACCTCCTACCTGTAG
- a CDS encoding zinc ribbon domain-containing protein, with the protein MKAEAAQQRSLIELTELDADISRLDHRAKKLAEQERLDVVAAEHRDASDKLATLQLALEDLDGEVAKFESEIDSVRQREDRDRAMLDAGNVNAKQLTELQHELETLQRRQASLEDAQIEVMQRREELQDEEAAQLRAIGELQGLVTEAQVARDQALAEIDAARQTMALRRAQIAAVIDADLVALYERQRALGGPGAGVLQGRRCGACRIEIDRADMSRFAAAAEDDVLRCPECGAILLRQKGSM; encoded by the coding sequence ATGAAGGCAGAAGCCGCCCAGCAACGTTCGCTCATCGAGTTGACCGAACTCGACGCCGACATCAGTCGGCTCGATCACCGAGCCAAGAAGCTCGCGGAGCAGGAGCGGCTCGACGTGGTCGCCGCCGAGCATCGCGATGCCAGTGACAAACTGGCGACCCTCCAGCTAGCCCTGGAGGACCTCGACGGTGAGGTCGCCAAGTTCGAGTCCGAGATCGACTCCGTACGCCAACGCGAGGACCGCGACCGGGCGATGCTCGACGCGGGCAACGTCAATGCCAAGCAGCTCACCGAACTTCAACACGAGTTGGAGACCCTGCAGAGGCGCCAGGCCAGCCTGGAGGACGCTCAGATCGAGGTCATGCAACGGCGCGAGGAACTGCAGGACGAGGAGGCTGCGCAGCTGCGCGCGATCGGCGAGCTTCAGGGTCTCGTCACCGAGGCGCAGGTGGCCCGCGACCAGGCGCTTGCGGAGATCGACGCCGCGCGACAGACGATGGCCCTGCGCCGCGCTCAGATCGCGGCCGTGATCGACGCGGACCTGGTGGCCCTCTACGAACGGCAGCGCGCCCTCGGCGGTCCGGGAGCCGGTGTCCTGCAGGGCAGGCGGTGCGGCGCGTGCCGGATCGAGATCGACCGGGCCGACATGTCGCGGTTCGCTGCGGCCGCCGAGGACGACGTGCTGAGGTGCCCCGAGTGCGGGGCGATCCTTCTGCGGCAAAAGGGTTCGATGTAG
- a CDS encoding SURF1 family protein, which translates to MKRWAFLLRPQWLALYVVVIGFAYLCFTVLAPWQLGKNTKTTRENAQISSSLTSEPVPVTSVLPRQDSKAPDDAWKRVTATGRYLPEGQVLARLRSIDGEPAFEVLTPFAVDGGPNVLVDRGYIKPIDGNKVPEFAAAPTDTVTITARLRDSELLALGKEPFHQDGAQQVYSINTDQIAQVTGIPLAGSYLQLVEDQPGGLGVIGLPHLNSGPFLSYGIQWIAFGIIAPIGVGYFVVAEYKQRRRDRAAADSSASAAASASAAGKPVTRTKDEKLADRYGRRH; encoded by the coding sequence ATGAAGCGCTGGGCGTTCCTGTTGCGGCCGCAATGGTTGGCCCTCTATGTCGTCGTCATCGGCTTCGCCTATTTGTGCTTCACCGTGCTCGCGCCGTGGCAGCTGGGCAAGAACACCAAGACGACACGTGAGAACGCGCAGATCTCGAGTTCTCTGACGTCGGAGCCTGTGCCGGTGACGAGCGTGCTGCCGCGGCAGGACTCGAAGGCGCCCGATGACGCGTGGAAGCGCGTGACGGCGACAGGCCGGTATCTCCCTGAGGGCCAGGTGCTCGCGCGGCTGCGTTCCATCGACGGCGAACCGGCGTTCGAGGTGTTGACGCCCTTCGCGGTGGACGGCGGTCCGAACGTGCTCGTCGACCGCGGTTACATCAAACCCATTGATGGCAACAAGGTGCCCGAGTTCGCCGCCGCCCCCACCGACACCGTGACCATCACGGCGCGGCTGCGGGACTCCGAGCTGCTCGCGCTCGGCAAGGAGCCGTTCCACCAGGACGGCGCGCAGCAGGTGTACTCGATCAACACCGACCAGATAGCCCAGGTCACCGGCATTCCTCTGGCGGGTTCGTACCTGCAGCTCGTCGAGGACCAGCCCGGCGGTCTTGGCGTGATCGGGCTGCCGCATCTCAACTCTGGCCCGTTCCTGTCCTACGGCATCCAGTGGATCGCGTTCGGCATCATCGCACCCATCGGGGTGGGCTACTTCGTCGTCGCCGAGTACAAGCAGCGCCGCCGCGACAGGGCCGCCGCCGACAGTTCGGCCTCAGCCGCGGCATCGGCGTCAGCCGCGGGCAAGCCGGTGACGCGCACCAAGGACGAGAAGCTCGCCGACCGCTACGGCCGACGGCACTGA